Proteins from a single region of Chryseobacterium sp. T16E-39:
- the rplL gene encoding 50S ribosomal protein L7/L12 encodes MSDLKNLAETLVNLTVKDVNELATILKDEYGIEPAAAAVVVAAGGGEAAEEKSEFDVILKSAGASKLAIVKLVKDLTGAGLKEAKDIVDGAPAAIKQGISKDEAEALKKQLEEAGAEVELK; translated from the coding sequence ATGTCAGATTTAAAAAATTTAGCTGAAACGCTAGTAAACTTAACAGTAAAAGACGTAAATGAATTAGCTACTATCCTTAAGGATGAGTACGGAATTGAGCCAGCTGCTGCTGCGGTAGTAGTTGCTGCAGGTGGTGGAGAAGCTGCTGAAGAAAAATCAGAATTCGATGTAATTCTTAAGTCTGCAGGTGCATCTAAATTAGCTATCGTTAAATTAGTAAAAGATTTAACTGGTGCTGGTCTTAAAGAAGCTAAAGATATCGTAGACGGAGCTCCTGCTGCTATTAAGCAAGGTATCTCTAAAGACGAAGCTGAAGCTCTTAAGAAGCAACTTGAAGAAGCTGGTGCTGAAGTAGAATTGAAATAA
- the rplJ gene encoding 50S ribosomal protein L10 — translation MTKDQKVVAIQEIKDLLQDAKVVYVADLQGLNAAKSSDFRRQAFKQNIKVKVVKNTLLQKAMEQIDGVDYSEMFPTFKGNSALMVADTANAPAKLIQGFRKKEEKPALKSAYLQDTFYVGDNNLDTLANIKSREEMIGEIIGLLQSPIQRVVSALQNKPETVEAKAEEAAAPVVEETPAEAAPEAPAAESTEETPSAE, via the coding sequence ATGACAAAAGACCAAAAAGTTGTAGCAATACAAGAGATCAAAGATTTGCTTCAGGATGCAAAAGTAGTATACGTAGCAGATTTACAAGGATTGAACGCTGCTAAGTCTTCAGATTTCAGAAGACAGGCTTTCAAACAAAATATCAAAGTGAAAGTGGTGAAAAATACACTTTTACAGAAAGCAATGGAGCAAATTGACGGAGTAGATTACTCTGAAATGTTCCCAACTTTCAAAGGAAACTCTGCATTAATGGTTGCTGATACAGCTAACGCTCCAGCGAAATTAATCCAAGGATTCAGAAAGAAAGAAGAGAAGCCGGCTTTAAAATCTGCTTACCTTCAGGATACATTCTATGTTGGTGACAATAATCTAGATACACTTGCTAACATCAAGTCTAGAGAAGAAATGATCGGTGAAATCATCGGATTACTTCAGTCTCCAATTCAAAGAGTTGTTTCTGCTCTTCAAAACAAACCTGAAACAGTAGAAGCTAAAGCTGAAGAAGCTGCTGCTCCTGTTGTGGAAGAAACTCCTGCTGAAGCGGCTCCAGAAGCTCCTGCAGCAGAAAGCACTGAAGAAACTCCAAGTGCTGAATAA
- the rplA gene encoding 50S ribosomal protein L1, with product MAKLTKKQKEALSKVEKGRAYNLDEGSALVKEVNTAKFDASVDIAVRLGVDPRKANQMVRGVVSLPHGTGKDVKVLALVTPDKEAEAKEAGADYVGLDEYLQKIKDGWTDVDVIVTMPAVMGKLGPLGRVLGPRGLMPNPKSGTVTMEIGKAVTEVKSGKIDFKVDKYGIIHAGIGKVSFDADKIKENAQELIQTLIKMKPTAAKGTYVKSIYLSSTMSPGIAIDTKSVN from the coding sequence ATGGCAAAATTAACAAAAAAGCAAAAGGAAGCTTTAAGCAAAGTAGAAAAAGGAAGAGCTTATAATCTTGATGAAGGTTCAGCTCTTGTTAAAGAAGTAAACACTGCAAAGTTTGATGCTTCTGTAGATATCGCTGTTAGATTGGGTGTAGATCCAAGAAAAGCAAACCAAATGGTAAGAGGTGTTGTATCTCTTCCTCATGGAACTGGTAAAGATGTTAAAGTATTAGCTCTTGTAACTCCGGATAAAGAGGCTGAAGCTAAAGAAGCTGGTGCTGATTATGTAGGTCTTGACGAATATTTACAAAAAATCAAAGATGGTTGGACTGATGTTGACGTTATCGTTACTATGCCAGCTGTTATGGGTAAATTAGGACCTTTAGGTAGAGTATTAGGACCAAGAGGTTTAATGCCAAACCCTAAATCAGGAACTGTAACAATGGAAATTGGTAAAGCAGTAACTGAAGTGAAATCAGGTAAGATTGATTTCAAAGTAGATAAATATGGTATTATCCATGCAGGTATCGGTAAAGTATCTTTTGATGCTGATAAAATCAAAGAAAATGCTCAGGAGTTGATCCAGACATTGATCAAAATGAAACCGACTGCTGCTAAAGGTACATATGTAAAAAGCATTTACTTGTCTTCTACTATGAGCCCGGGTATTGCAATTGATACTAAATCTGTAAACTAA
- the rplK gene encoding 50S ribosomal protein L11, which translates to MAKKVFKMVKLQVKGGAANPSPPVGPALGSAGVNIMEFCKQFNGRTQDKPGQVLPVVITVYEDKSFEFVIKTPPAAIQLMDAAKIKGGSGEPNRNKVGSVSWDQVKKIAEDKMVDLNCFTLDSALSMVAGTARSMGLRVTGAKPTNA; encoded by the coding sequence ATGGCTAAAAAAGTCTTTAAAATGGTAAAGCTTCAGGTGAAGGGAGGGGCTGCAAACCCGTCTCCACCAGTAGGTCCTGCATTAGGTTCTGCCGGTGTAAACATCATGGAGTTTTGTAAACAATTTAACGGAAGAACTCAGGATAAGCCTGGGCAAGTTTTGCCAGTAGTAATTACTGTATACGAAGACAAATCTTTTGAATTCGTAATTAAAACTCCTCCAGCTGCAATTCAGTTAATGGATGCTGCTAAAATTAAAGGAGGTTCCGGAGAACCAAACAGAAACAAAGTAGGTTCTGTATCTTGGGATCAGGTAAAGAAAATCGCAGAAGATAAAATGGTAGACCTTAACTGCTTTACATTGGACTCTGCACTTTCTATGGTTGCAGGTACTGCTAGATCTATGGGATTGAGAGTAACAGGAGCAAAACCAACTAACGCTTAA
- a CDS encoding FG-GAP repeat domain-containing protein: MKNKYALYVKSCLLILSFISGFIYIPAQSQNNFLIGIWSSPDIAANFVAAPADYDGDGKTDISVKTSGGYWLIDYAFNGFHGWEFGGNYPPLFSQYGGLEAIPVPGDYDHDGHIDLAVKTNSGVWLIDYYAINGLGSWDVTLPFNYGDEHFHPVPADYDGDGYTDIAAKTDDGRWLIDYYAKNGGFNGWDDVLTQYGGIEAHPVPADYNGDGAVDIAVKTDDGHWFIDYYQKNIGFNGWDYALTPAAIYGGETSIPAPADYNGDGKADIAVQDQGIWKIDYADAAGHFGTWDRELGGYGDIKTQPLPADYNGDKYADLSLKMNENGTWLVDYAEVTGGQINYSGWDEHAYLGQWNWPNSNYTYLIGPSAPYYNNDLVKFQKIKNANIDFIIDPEMMFSPENYARIYTYLDLAKKSSLKVLLSGNDIAKKLDPDPLTGYKQEFLDAFKNHLPTGLDQAIMGIFLGDEPQIGDLNNVKKWTNFFNTNYTQQPTFYNLFPRYGPFADDASYESYLDKYINENSTSFVSYDHYPFENNMPFRTDYFYNMRVFKEKLGYNRPFWFVIQSNKDYAPEPYEPKLRFLTSSAIAYGAKGLLYWSYINGFEENAANYASIQKVNKYIKEVVGPVVLTADYITALHKSDTYMNQGRPFDSSELVDLNSTGVIRDVSNNNILLALYQKADVSSTDYYIWIMNKDVSTTATSTKINLEGAYLSSSISPRVDTYISPNNGFVTINRTLNHVTNITTITIPELKPGEGVMLKVKQSLLNKSNCDVNTENLMTLN; the protein is encoded by the coding sequence ATGAAAAATAAGTATGCCTTATATGTAAAGTCTTGTCTATTAATTTTGTCATTTATAAGTGGTTTTATATATATTCCTGCTCAGTCTCAGAACAATTTTCTTATTGGTATATGGTCTTCCCCAGATATCGCAGCCAACTTTGTTGCTGCTCCCGCAGATTATGATGGTGATGGGAAAACAGATATAAGTGTAAAAACATCTGGAGGATATTGGTTAATTGATTATGCTTTTAATGGTTTTCACGGTTGGGAATTTGGCGGGAACTATCCTCCATTATTTTCTCAATATGGAGGTTTGGAAGCTATTCCTGTACCAGGAGATTATGATCACGATGGGCATATAGACCTTGCAGTAAAGACCAATTCCGGAGTATGGCTTATAGACTATTATGCTATTAATGGTCTTGGAAGCTGGGATGTAACATTACCATTTAATTATGGTGATGAACATTTTCATCCAGTACCGGCAGATTATGATGGTGATGGATATACTGATATAGCAGCAAAAACAGATGACGGTCGTTGGCTTATAGATTATTATGCTAAAAATGGTGGTTTTAATGGTTGGGATGATGTTCTTACTCAGTATGGTGGAATTGAAGCTCATCCAGTACCGGCAGATTATAATGGAGATGGAGCTGTTGATATAGCGGTAAAGACTGATGATGGGCATTGGTTCATCGATTATTATCAAAAAAATATAGGTTTTAATGGTTGGGATTATGCATTGACACCCGCAGCGATTTACGGCGGGGAGACTTCTATCCCGGCGCCGGCTGACTATAATGGAGATGGTAAGGCAGATATAGCTGTCCAAGATCAAGGGATATGGAAGATTGATTATGCTGATGCTGCAGGTCATTTTGGGACTTGGGATAGAGAACTTGGGGGATATGGAGATATCAAGACCCAACCACTTCCGGCAGATTATAATGGAGACAAGTATGCCGATTTAAGTCTTAAAATGAATGAAAATGGGACATGGTTAGTCGATTATGCGGAGGTTACCGGAGGTCAGATTAACTACTCAGGGTGGGATGAACATGCTTATTTAGGGCAATGGAATTGGCCTAATAGCAATTATACCTACTTAATTGGTCCGTCAGCTCCTTATTATAATAATGATCTTGTAAAGTTTCAAAAAATCAAAAATGCCAATATAGACTTCATCATAGATCCGGAGATGATGTTTTCTCCAGAGAATTATGCCAGAATATATACATATCTGGATCTTGCTAAAAAAAGCTCACTTAAAGTATTATTATCAGGAAATGATATAGCGAAAAAACTAGATCCTGATCCCTTAACAGGATATAAACAGGAATTTCTTGATGCATTTAAGAATCATTTGCCGACCGGATTAGATCAAGCTATAATGGGAATATTTCTTGGTGATGAACCCCAAATAGGGGATTTGAATAATGTTAAAAAATGGACCAATTTTTTTAATACCAACTATACACAGCAGCCTACTTTTTATAATTTATTTCCGAGATACGGTCCTTTTGCTGATGATGCCAGTTATGAAAGCTACTTAGACAAGTATATCAATGAAAATAGTACAAGCTTTGTATCCTATGATCATTATCCATTTGAAAATAATATGCCTTTTCGGACAGATTATTTTTATAATATGAGAGTTTTCAAAGAAAAATTAGGATATAACCGACCGTTTTGGTTTGTGATTCAATCTAATAAAGATTATGCACCCGAACCTTATGAGCCGAAATTACGATTTCTCACTTCAAGTGCAATAGCTTATGGTGCAAAAGGATTATTATATTGGTCATATATAAATGGTTTTGAAGAAAATGCTGCTAATTACGCATCCATTCAAAAGGTTAATAAATATATTAAGGAGGTAGTAGGTCCAGTGGTTTTAACTGCAGATTACATTACTGCTTTGCATAAAAGTGATACATATATGAATCAGGGACGTCCATTTGATAGTTCAGAATTAGTAGATCTAAATAGTACGGGCGTAATTAGAGATGTTAGCAATAACAATATACTTTTGGCTTTATATCAGAAAGCAGATGTTAGTTCTACGGATTATTATATCTGGATTATGAATAAAGATGTTTCTACAACAGCTACTTCTACAAAAATCAATCTGGAGGGTGCTTACCTGAGTTCGTCAATTTCGCCAAGAGTAGATACTTATATATCTCCTAATAATGGTTTTGTCACTATAAACAGGACGCTCAATCATGTTACAAATATTACAACAATTACTATTCCCGAACTAAAGCCGGGAGAAGGTGTAATGCTTAAAGTAAAACAGAGCCTCTTAAACAAGTCGAATTGTGATGTAAATACTGAAAATCTTATGACCTTAAATTAA
- the nusG gene encoding transcription termination/antitermination protein NusG — protein sequence MSELKWYVLKAISGQENKVKNYIETEIKRLGFEQYVTQVVIPMEKVIQLRNGKKVPKERPYYPGYLMVEADLMGEIPHVIKNIPGVISFLSLTKGGDPVPMRKSEVNRMLGRMDELSEFATDLEIPYVVGENVKVIDGPFNGFNGTIEKILEDKKKIEVSVLIFGRKTPMELSFMQVEKV from the coding sequence ATGAGCGAATTGAAATGGTATGTGCTGAAAGCAATCAGCGGACAGGAAAATAAAGTGAAAAACTATATTGAGACAGAAATCAAGCGTTTAGGCTTTGAGCAGTACGTTACTCAAGTGGTTATTCCTATGGAAAAGGTTATTCAGCTTAGGAATGGTAAAAAGGTTCCTAAAGAAAGACCATACTATCCTGGGTACTTAATGGTTGAAGCTGATTTGATGGGAGAGATTCCTCACGTTATCAAAAACATTCCGGGAGTAATATCTTTCTTGAGTTTAACAAAAGGGGGAGATCCTGTACCAATGAGAAAATCAGAGGTTAACAGAATGCTTGGAAGAATGGATGAGTTATCAGAATTTGCTACTGATCTTGAAATTCCATATGTAGTTGGTGAAAACGTTAAAGTGATTGATGGTCCTTTTAATGGATTCAATGGAACGATTGAAAAGATTCTTGAAGATAAAAAGAAAATTGAAGTTTCTGTTTTAATCTTCGGTAGAAAGACTCCAATGGAACTTAGTTTTATGCAGGTAGAAAAAGTATAA
- the secE gene encoding preprotein translocase subunit SecE, with protein sequence MSSLIDFLKGSYNEFRHKVEWPKWADLQSSTIVVTIATVILALFTFGVDELFSKAISNIIGMLINVFN encoded by the coding sequence ATGAGTTCATTAATCGATTTTTTAAAAGGTTCTTATAACGAATTCAGACATAAAGTTGAATGGCCAAAATGGGCTGATCTGCAGTCGTCTACAATTGTAGTAACTATTGCAACAGTTATTCTGGCATTATTTACCTTTGGAGTTGACGAATTGTTTTCAAAAGCAATAAGCAACATAATTGGAATGCTAATTAACGTGTTCAACTAA
- the tuf gene encoding elongation factor Tu, translated as MAKETFNRNKPHLNIGTIGHVDHGKTTLTAAISAVLASKGLAEKKDFSAIDSAPEEKERGITINTAHIEYETENRHYAHVDCPGHADYVKNMVTGAAQMDGAIVVCAATDGPMPQTREHILLCRQVNVPRIVVFMNKVDMVDDAELLELVEMELRDLLSTYEFDGDNSPVIQGSALGALTAATSSPVNTEDKWFKSVEELMDAVDNWIEQPTRDMDKPFLMPIEDVFSITGRGTVATGRIEAGVINTGDPVDIVGMGDEKLTSTITGVEMFRKILDRGEAGDNVGLLLRGIEKTDIKRGMVIAKKDSVKPHKKFKASVYILSKEEGGRHTPFHNKYRPQFYVRTTDVTGEIFLPEGVEMVMPGDNLEITVELLQPIALNVGLRFAIREGGRTVGSGQVTEIID; from the coding sequence ATGGCAAAGGAAACGTTTAATCGTAACAAACCACACTTGAACATTGGTACTATTGGTCACGTTGACCATGGTAAAACTACTCTTACAGCTGCTATTTCTGCTGTATTAGCTAGCAAAGGTCTTGCTGAGAAAAAAGACTTCTCTGCGATTGACTCTGCTCCAGAAGAAAAAGAAAGAGGGATCACTATCAATACTGCTCACATCGAGTACGAAACTGAAAATAGACACTATGCTCACGTTGACTGTCCAGGTCACGCCGACTATGTTAAGAACATGGTAACTGGTGCTGCTCAAATGGATGGAGCAATCGTAGTATGTGCTGCAACTGATGGACCAATGCCTCAAACAAGAGAACATATCTTACTTTGCCGTCAGGTAAACGTACCTAGAATTGTTGTTTTCATGAACAAAGTTGACATGGTAGACGATGCTGAATTATTAGAGCTTGTTGAAATGGAACTTAGAGACTTATTATCTACTTATGAATTTGACGGTGATAACTCTCCAGTAATTCAAGGTTCTGCATTAGGTGCACTTACTGCTGCTACTTCATCTCCTGTTAACACAGAAGATAAATGGTTCAAAAGTGTAGAAGAATTAATGGATGCTGTTGATAATTGGATCGAGCAACCAACAAGAGATATGGATAAGCCATTCTTGATGCCTATTGAAGATGTATTCTCTATTACAGGTAGAGGTACTGTAGCAACTGGTAGAATTGAAGCTGGTGTTATCAATACTGGTGATCCAGTTGATATCGTTGGTATGGGTGATGAGAAATTAACTTCTACTATTACAGGAGTTGAGATGTTCAGAAAGATCCTTGATAGAGGTGAAGCTGGAGATAACGTAGGTCTATTGTTGAGAGGTATTGAAAAAACTGACATCAAGAGAGGTATGGTTATCGCTAAGAAAGACTCTGTGAAGCCACACAAAAAATTCAAAGCTTCTGTTTATATCCTTTCTAAAGAAGAAGGTGGACGTCACACTCCATTCCACAACAAATACCGTCCTCAGTTCTACGTAAGAACTACTGACGTTACAGGTGAAATCTTCTTACCAGAAGGTGTAGAAATGGTAATGCCTGGTGATAACTTAGAGATCACTGTAGAATTACTACAACCAATCGCTCTTAACGTAGGTCTTAGATTTGCGATCAGAGAAGGAGGTAGAACAGTAGGTTCTGGTCAGGTTACTGAAATTATTGACTAA
- a CDS encoding efflux RND transporter permease subunit, producing the protein MNKFIKNIIAFSLKNKAFTFIWVAILAISGFISFKNMPIEAFPDVTNTQIVIITQWNGRSAEEVERFVTTPIELAMSPVQKKTSVRSTTMFGLSIVKILFDDGVDDTFARNQVNNQLRTVSLPDEVDPEVQPPYGPTGEIFRYTLESKTKDSRELLTLQNWVVDRALRGVPGVADINVFGGQDKVFELSIDPRALDKYNLTPLQVYDAVTKSNLNVGGDVIEKNGQAYVVRGIGLVKSIGDIGNITIENDSGNPVLVKNVADVHESSMPRVGQAGLNNHEDTVEGIVVMRKGENPREVLVGVKAKIKELNEKVLPKDVKMVTFYDRDNLMDFTTETVMHNLLEGIVLVTVMVLIFMADWRTTLIVSIIIPLSLLFAFLCLKLSGMSANLLSLGAVDFGIIIDGAVVMVEGIFVMLDHKAHKYGMEKFNKLAKGGWIKQTGTGLGKAIFFSKLIIITSLIPIFSFQKVEGKMFSPLAFTLGFALTGALIFTLTLVPVLSHILLNKNVKEKNNPFVNFWDRIVLKGFNYTFKHKKMSLIVAISFLVATLFSGKFLGTEFLPQLNEGSLWITAEMPMSSSLKESLKTADLLKKDIMSFSEVTDVLAQTGRSNDGTDPNGFGFVQFAVNLKPREDWKRKISYDELIKEIDSKLRNYQGITFNYSQPISDNVAEAVAGFKAENGIKIYGDNLQTLDRLAEQVLKEIKNVDGVKDPGIIKNIGQPEVSVVLDRDKMAAYGVMPADAQAVLEMAFGGKTASEMFDGERKFPIRLRYSQEYRKDENDIAALMVPTQDGAKIPLKEISNIVKDNGAAFIYRDDIKRYIGVKFSIRDRDLGSTIADAQKKVSKIDLPDGYSIGWTGQFENQQRASHRLAQVVPVSILMIFFLLFILFGNIKDSLLVLANVPFALIGGIIALHVTRMNFGISAGVGMIALLGICIQNGVILITEFHQNIKNGLQLDNAILTGVKSRTRPVIMTALMASIGLLPAALSTGIGSESQKPLAIVIIGGLITATVLTLLIFPIIFWIFNRTKKSVPI; encoded by the coding sequence ATGAATAAATTCATTAAAAATATAATTGCATTTTCACTCAAAAATAAAGCGTTTACCTTTATTTGGGTCGCAATTTTGGCAATTTCAGGTTTTATCAGTTTTAAGAATATGCCTATTGAGGCTTTTCCTGACGTTACCAATACCCAGATTGTAATCATTACCCAGTGGAATGGACGAAGTGCCGAAGAAGTTGAACGTTTCGTGACAACGCCCATAGAATTAGCAATGAGTCCGGTTCAGAAAAAAACAAGTGTAAGAAGTACCACGATGTTTGGGCTTTCGATTGTGAAAATTCTGTTTGATGATGGGGTGGACGATACTTTTGCCAGAAATCAGGTCAATAACCAATTAAGAACTGTAAGCCTTCCTGATGAGGTGGATCCAGAAGTACAACCACCCTACGGACCAACCGGGGAAATTTTCAGATACACTTTAGAAAGTAAGACAAAAGATTCCCGCGAATTATTAACCTTACAAAACTGGGTCGTCGACAGAGCGTTGAGAGGAGTGCCTGGTGTTGCGGATATTAATGTGTTTGGGGGACAGGACAAAGTTTTCGAACTTAGTATCGATCCTAGAGCTTTGGATAAATATAATCTGACACCACTTCAGGTGTATGATGCAGTGACTAAAAGTAATTTAAATGTAGGAGGAGATGTTATTGAGAAAAATGGGCAAGCGTATGTCGTACGGGGAATTGGTCTGGTAAAATCCATTGGGGATATTGGAAATATAACGATTGAAAATGATAGTGGAAATCCCGTTTTGGTCAAAAATGTGGCTGACGTTCACGAAAGTTCAATGCCTAGAGTAGGACAGGCAGGATTAAATAATCATGAAGATACCGTAGAGGGGATTGTAGTCATGAGAAAAGGGGAAAACCCCCGTGAAGTTTTGGTGGGTGTAAAAGCTAAAATTAAAGAACTTAACGAAAAGGTACTTCCAAAAGATGTGAAAATGGTCACTTTCTACGACCGGGACAATCTGATGGACTTCACTACAGAAACTGTAATGCATAACCTTCTTGAAGGAATAGTGCTTGTGACGGTAATGGTGTTGATCTTCATGGCAGATTGGCGTACAACATTAATCGTTTCTATCATTATCCCATTATCTTTATTATTTGCATTTCTATGTCTGAAATTATCAGGGATGAGTGCTAATCTTCTTTCATTGGGAGCTGTCGATTTTGGAATTATCATAGACGGAGCCGTCGTCATGGTGGAGGGGATCTTTGTGATGCTCGATCACAAGGCCCATAAATATGGAATGGAGAAATTCAATAAACTGGCGAAAGGAGGGTGGATAAAACAAACAGGAACAGGTTTGGGAAAGGCAATTTTCTTTTCAAAACTAATTATCATCACCTCTTTGATCCCTATTTTCTCATTCCAGAAAGTTGAAGGTAAGATGTTTTCGCCCTTAGCATTTACTTTAGGTTTTGCTTTGACAGGAGCATTGATATTTACACTGACATTAGTTCCTGTTCTTTCTCATATTCTTTTAAATAAAAATGTAAAAGAAAAGAATAATCCATTCGTTAATTTCTGGGATAGGATTGTCTTGAAAGGATTCAACTATACTTTTAAACATAAAAAAATGAGTTTAATCGTTGCCATTTCTTTTTTAGTGGCGACATTATTTTCCGGAAAATTTCTAGGCACAGAGTTTTTACCACAACTTAATGAAGGGTCGTTATGGATCACTGCTGAAATGCCTATGAGTTCATCTTTGAAAGAATCTTTAAAAACTGCGGATCTTTTAAAGAAAGATATTATGAGCTTCTCTGAGGTTACAGATGTTCTGGCGCAGACCGGACGAAGTAATGATGGAACAGATCCTAATGGCTTTGGATTTGTGCAATTTGCAGTCAATTTAAAACCCCGCGAAGACTGGAAAAGAAAGATTTCTTATGATGAATTGATCAAGGAGATCGACAGTAAGCTAAGAAACTATCAGGGAATTACATTTAACTACTCTCAGCCTATTTCTGACAACGTGGCAGAAGCTGTAGCGGGCTTTAAAGCTGAAAATGGAATTAAAATTTACGGAGATAACCTTCAGACTTTAGACAGATTGGCAGAACAGGTTTTAAAAGAAATAAAAAATGTAGATGGGGTTAAAGATCCTGGAATTATTAAAAATATTGGTCAGCCAGAAGTAAGCGTTGTATTGGATCGGGATAAAATGGCAGCCTATGGTGTAATGCCAGCTGATGCCCAGGCAGTTCTTGAAATGGCTTTTGGTGGTAAAACAGCTTCGGAAATGTTTGATGGTGAGCGTAAATTCCCAATAAGACTTCGTTACTCCCAGGAGTATAGAAAAGATGAAAATGATATTGCAGCGTTGATGGTTCCTACACAGGACGGTGCGAAAATACCCTTAAAGGAGATCAGTAATATTGTAAAAGACAATGGAGCGGCTTTTATTTACAGGGATGATATTAAACGGTACATCGGAGTGAAGTTTTCTATCCGTGACCGTGACCTGGGAAGTACAATTGCCGATGCACAAAAAAAAGTCTCGAAAATAGATCTTCCAGATGGATACTCTATTGGATGGACCGGTCAGTTTGAAAATCAGCAACGGGCATCACACCGGTTGGCACAAGTAGTTCCTGTAAGTATTCTTATGATTTTCTTTTTATTGTTTATCCTTTTTGGAAATATAAAAGATTCTCTTCTGGTTCTGGCGAATGTTCCTTTTGCTCTAATTGGTGGGATTATTGCCCTGCATGTTACAAGGATGAATTTTGGAATATCGGCAGGAGTGGGGATGATCGCGCTTTTAGGAATTTGTATCCAGAATGGAGTGATTCTTATTACTGAATTTCATCAGAACATTAAAAATGGATTACAATTGGACAATGCTATATTAACCGGAGTGAAATCACGGACAAGACCTGTGATCATGACAGCCTTAATGGCTTCCATAGGGCTGCTGCCTGCGGCTTTGTCTACGGGTATTGGTTCTGAGTCTCAAAAGCCATTAGCAATTGTTATTATCGGAGGGTTAATAACCGCTACCGTACTCACATTGCTTATTTTCCCAATTATTTTCTGGATTTTTAACAGAACTAAAAAATCAGTTCCTATCTAA
- a CDS encoding efflux RND transporter periplasmic adaptor subunit — protein MKKYIIALFVAVASLSCSKKEVQKTATPKGFELSNTMLKSISLAKVEKKYIVDNYNFYGKISADQNSYIDVYPLVGGNVLSVNVELGDHVTKGQVMATIRSTELAEVQKDVSDAKTDLVVAQNNVRVAKEMYEGKLNTERDVLEAKSQLQKAQDQLQRASAISTVYNVKKGNIYNVLAPISGYIVQKNINKDMQLRTDRSDNIFDVANTTNVWAIMNVNESDIDKISLGMKAEVSTLSYPDKIFYGKIDKIFKIIDPQTNAMQARVVLDNANGLLIPDSKATIKVSTSENNMALTVPSKAVIFDDNRSFVVIFKSRTNLKVKEVKVLKQVGDTAYISEGLAEGEQIITENQLLIYRSLNN, from the coding sequence ATGAAAAAATATATAATTGCATTATTTGTAGCCGTTGCATCACTGTCTTGTTCTAAGAAAGAAGTACAGAAAACAGCAACTCCTAAAGGGTTTGAATTGAGTAATACTATGCTTAAATCGATTTCTCTGGCAAAAGTTGAAAAAAAATATATTGTAGATAACTATAATTTTTATGGAAAGATCTCTGCAGATCAAAACAGCTATATTGATGTGTATCCATTAGTGGGAGGTAACGTGTTGAGTGTAAATGTGGAATTGGGAGATCACGTTACAAAAGGTCAGGTCATGGCCACCATAAGAAGTACAGAGCTTGCAGAAGTACAAAAAGATGTAAGCGATGCAAAGACCGATTTGGTTGTTGCTCAAAATAACGTTCGTGTTGCAAAAGAAATGTATGAAGGGAAGCTTAATACCGAAAGAGATGTACTGGAGGCTAAAAGCCAATTGCAAAAGGCACAGGATCAATTGCAGAGAGCAAGTGCAATAAGTACGGTTTATAATGTAAAGAAAGGGAATATTTATAATGTTTTAGCGCCTATCAGTGGTTATATTGTTCAAAAGAATATCAATAAGGACATGCAGCTGAGGACAGATAGAAGCGATAATATTTTTGATGTGGCAAACACGACTAATGTGTGGGCGATCATGAATGTAAATGAATCGGATATTGATAAAATAAGCCTTGGTATGAAAGCTGAAGTCTCAACACTTTCTTATCCGGATAAAATATTTTACGGAAAGATTGATAAAATATTCAAAATTATCGATCCTCAAACCAATGCGATGCAGGCAAGAGTTGTTTTAGATAATGCAAATGGACTATTGATCCCGGATAGTAAAGCGACCATTAAAGTTTCAACTTCAGAAAATAATATGGCATTAACAGTTCCTTCCAAAGCAGTGATCTTTGATGATAACAGAAGTTTTGTAGTGATTTTTAAATCCAGAACAAACTTGAAAGTTAAAGAGGTTAAGGTTTTAAAACAGGTTGGAGATACAGCCTATATCTCTGAAGGGCTAGCTGAGGGGGAGCAAATCATCACAGAGAATCAATTGTTGATTTATCGTTCCCTAAACAACTAA